One region of Opitutaceae bacterium genomic DNA includes:
- the secD gene encoding protein translocase subunit SecD — protein sequence MIKRNIWKIVLSLAILAWALVTLLPLKSRDFVDYAKSAATAKEKEFASLVDEAIARAAKAQPPQTPFVALKQIAKERRIDLALKYFPNINLGDVRNIDRRNSLLLDELLKRSKAKLQAGLDLAGGIAFTLEVDDKALSEVRPDERKEKLAKAVEILHQRIDGLGVAEPIIRPIGDNRIEVQLPGVSTKDNPEVVDSVKKPARLEFRIVHPTAIPGPGVETPLGYEVLTLSNETRNGDITTQDLFVKRIPEMTGESMANAYAVMDEYGRFKIILRFTAEGRKRFAAVTRLIAENNQRTGRTGQLAIVLDGKLQSAPTVREEIDNDSAEISGSFTQRDAEDLANVLNNPLDLPLQIKEQLEVGPSLAEDAVSSGIRASIIGAATVAAFMITFYMTGGLVAVFSLAVNVVIILGIMASFGATMTLPGLAGIVLTIGMAVDANILIFERMREEIAAGKNLVTANNAGFVKALTTIMDAHLVQLIICAIMIWLGTGPIKGFGVTLAIGVVSTLFSVLITGHLVMELLTESGILKKMSMRRMLKDIHVDWVKYGKPAFIGSWIIVILGISVVAYKGNRIYGIDFAGGDLVTLRFNQKPDVAKVREAARSVGVTDINVTTISSIGEQTSGRETLKLETPEGKSGVVFEALQKAFPSAGIEKVGESHIGASIGKEIQWTAMLAVGVSMLTILVYIAFRFEFGFGIGAMFSSLHDILMTIGIFVLFGHQFSAPMVAAILCIAGYSINETVVVFDRIREEMRDNPTSSLRTVVNSAINKVFARTIMTSTTTFLAALSLFLFGGGVLRDISFTFLVGIVTATFSAVFIAAQVFFWWHRGDRKRVEKHQDVKPTYEWTGASKASR from the coding sequence ATGATCAAACGCAACATCTGGAAAATCGTGCTGAGCCTAGCCATACTGGCCTGGGCACTTGTCACGCTTTTGCCGCTGAAGAGCCGTGACTTTGTCGATTACGCAAAATCGGCGGCCACAGCCAAGGAAAAGGAGTTCGCCTCCCTCGTTGATGAGGCGATCGCTCGCGCCGCGAAAGCGCAGCCCCCTCAAACGCCGTTTGTGGCGCTCAAGCAGATTGCCAAGGAGCGCAGGATCGACCTCGCGCTCAAATATTTCCCAAACATCAATCTTGGCGATGTCAGGAACATCGACCGGCGCAACTCGCTGCTTCTCGACGAACTCCTGAAGCGTTCCAAGGCGAAGCTCCAGGCGGGGCTTGATCTCGCGGGGGGCATCGCGTTCACCCTCGAGGTCGACGACAAGGCGCTTTCGGAGGTTCGACCGGACGAGCGAAAGGAGAAGCTCGCGAAGGCGGTTGAAATCCTTCACCAGCGCATCGACGGACTCGGTGTGGCCGAGCCCATCATCCGCCCGATCGGAGACAATCGCATCGAGGTGCAGCTCCCCGGCGTCAGCACCAAGGACAATCCCGAGGTGGTGGACAGTGTGAAGAAGCCGGCGCGCCTCGAGTTTCGCATTGTGCATCCGACGGCCATTCCGGGCCCCGGTGTTGAGACCCCGCTGGGTTATGAGGTGCTGACCCTGAGCAACGAGACGCGAAATGGCGACATCACCACGCAGGACCTGTTTGTGAAACGGATCCCCGAGATGACCGGGGAGAGCATGGCCAATGCCTACGCGGTCATGGATGAATATGGCCGCTTCAAGATCATCCTCCGATTCACGGCGGAGGGACGGAAGCGCTTCGCCGCCGTCACCCGCCTTATAGCCGAGAACAACCAGCGCACCGGCCGGACGGGCCAGCTGGCCATCGTGCTCGATGGAAAGCTGCAGTCGGCGCCCACGGTGCGTGAGGAGATCGACAATGATTCGGCGGAAATTTCCGGCAGTTTCACGCAGCGCGATGCCGAGGATCTCGCGAATGTCCTCAACAACCCGCTCGATCTGCCCCTGCAGATCAAAGAGCAGCTCGAGGTTGGTCCTTCATTGGCCGAGGATGCCGTCTCCAGCGGGATTCGCGCATCCATCATCGGAGCGGCGACCGTCGCGGCGTTCATGATCACCTTCTACATGACCGGTGGCCTGGTTGCGGTCTTTTCCCTTGCGGTCAACGTCGTCATCATTCTGGGGATCATGGCGAGCTTTGGCGCCACCATGACGCTGCCCGGACTCGCCGGCATTGTTCTGACGATCGGCATGGCGGTCGACGCGAACATCCTGATTTTCGAGCGCATGCGGGAGGAGATCGCCGCCGGCAAGAATCTCGTCACCGCAAACAACGCTGGATTCGTCAAGGCGCTTACGACGATCATGGACGCCCATCTTGTCCAGCTCATCATCTGCGCCATCATGATCTGGCTCGGAACCGGACCGATAAAGGGATTCGGAGTCACCCTGGCAATCGGCGTGGTATCCACGCTTTTTTCAGTTCTGATCACCGGGCATCTCGTCATGGAGCTGCTGACGGAGTCGGGCATTCTCAAGAAAATGTCCATGCGCCGCATGCTGAAGGATATTCATGTTGACTGGGTCAAGTACGGCAAACCGGCGTTCATCGGATCGTGGATCATCGTCATCCTCGGCATCTCCGTGGTCGCCTACAAGGGGAACCGGATCTACGGTATCGACTTTGCCGGCGGCGATCTTGTCACACTTCGCTTCAATCAAAAGCCGGACGTGGCAAAGGTGCGTGAGGCCGCGCGCAGCGTGGGAGTGACCGACATCAACGTGACAACGATCAGTTCGATTGGCGAGCAGACGTCGGGCAGGGAGACGCTCAAGCTGGAGACGCCCGAGGGCAAGTCGGGCGTTGTGTTTGAAGCTCTGCAAAAGGCATTTCCTTCCGCCGGCATTGAAAAGGTTGGTGAAAGCCACATCGGTGCGTCGATCGGCAAGGAGATTCAGTGGACCGCCATGCTCGCGGTGGGCGTTTCAATGCTGACCATCCTGGTCTACATAGCCTTCCGGTTCGAGTTCGGCTTCGGCATCGGCGCGATGTTCTCATCCCTGCACGACATCCTCATGACCATTGGCATCTTCGTGCTGTTCGGTCACCAGTTTTCGGCGCCGATGGTTGCCGCGATTCTCTGCATCGCCGGCTATTCGATCAATGAAACCGTCGTGGTGTTCGACCGCATCCGGGAGGAGATGAGGGACAATCCAACCAGTTCGCTTCGAACGGTGGTGAACTCCGCCATCAACAAGGTGTTCGCGCGCACGATCATGACGTCGACGACAACCTTTCTTGCCGCGCTTTCACTGTTCCTCTTCGGGGGCGGCGTGCTGCGTGACATCTCGTTCACATTTCTGGTCGGCATCGTGACGGCCACGTTTTCCGCCGTGTTCATTGCCGCCCAGGTTTTCTTCTGGTGGCACCGGGGCGACCGGAAGCGCGTGGAGAAGCATCAGGACGTCAAGCCGACCTACGAGTGGACGGGTGCCAGCAAGGCATCCCGATAG
- the yajC gene encoding preprotein translocase subunit YajC, whose translation MPLVSAVVQPILAQAPAAPGGNPILQFLPIIFIFGAMYFFMIAPQRKKQKEHAKMLASLAPGDEIVTTGGVYGTVTAVKDDRFIVRVADTTKIELGKSFVHAVVKKADSTTATK comes from the coding sequence ATGCCTCTCGTGTCCGCCGTTGTTCAACCGATCCTTGCGCAGGCTCCCGCCGCGCCGGGCGGCAACCCAATCCTGCAGTTTCTGCCCATCATCTTCATTTTCGGTGCCATGTATTTCTTCATGATTGCACCCCAGCGCAAGAAGCAGAAGGAGCACGCCAAGATGCTGGCGTCCCTGGCGCCGGGAGATGAAATCGTGACGACGGGTGGAGTCTACGGCACGGTGACGGCTGTGAAGGATGATCGTTTCATCGTGAGGGTGGCGGACACCACGAAGATTGAGCTCGGCAAGAGCTTTGTTCATGCGGTCGTGAAGAAGGCTGACAGCACCACGGCCACGAAATAG